The proteins below are encoded in one region of Segatella copri:
- a CDS encoding DUF4468 domain-containing protein produces MKKIIIPIFMLLPLMTAQAQTVLTEEQQLEQAQKQLEAAKKALEVAKIKAQAAKLKAQADSINAASAKAEAEAKKAEAKKGNATEPEPVVVKEPTTSTTGWAIPVAVAAKPKEAAKLANKLANGTTAKVDMKYLAGAITYNDENKIEFTLDTDANGKTAKQIYDIVLKYMSELTQNEQNIASRVALVNDAEHIIANTMDEWLVFSQSFISLDRTEFKYQLVARISDNHLNLSLGRIIYNYEEGRSTGFKEPAEEVISDKIALNKKQNDLAKIFGKFRRCTIDRKDQIFAELAALVKQ; encoded by the coding sequence ATGAAAAAAATCATCATCCCCATATTTATGCTCCTCCCGCTGATGACTGCACAGGCCCAAACCGTACTGACTGAAGAGCAGCAGCTGGAACAGGCACAGAAACAGTTGGAAGCTGCCAAGAAGGCACTAGAAGTGGCTAAGATAAAAGCACAGGCTGCCAAACTGAAGGCTCAGGCCGACAGCATCAACGCTGCAAGCGCCAAGGCTGAAGCAGAAGCAAAAAAGGCGGAAGCAAAAAAAGGTAATGCTACTGAGCCAGAACCAGTTGTTGTAAAGGAGCCAACCACATCAACCACGGGATGGGCGATTCCTGTTGCCGTAGCCGCTAAGCCAAAGGAGGCTGCCAAGCTTGCCAACAAGCTGGCAAATGGTACAACAGCCAAAGTGGATATGAAATATCTGGCAGGCGCCATCACATATAATGATGAAAACAAGATAGAATTCACACTCGATACGGATGCTAACGGAAAAACTGCCAAGCAGATTTACGACATCGTATTAAAATACATGAGTGAACTGACACAGAACGAGCAGAACATAGCAAGCCGAGTAGCACTGGTAAACGATGCTGAACACATCATCGCCAACACGATGGACGAATGGCTCGTCTTCAGCCAGTCATTCATCTCGCTCGACCGCACGGAATTCAAATACCAGCTGGTAGCCAGAATTTCAGACAATCATCTGAATCTCTCGCTCGGTCGCATCATCTACAACTACGAGGAAGGAAGAAGCACCGGTTTCAAGGAACCTGCAGAAGAGGTAATCAGCGACAAGATTGCGCTCAACAAGAAGCAGAACGACCTGGCTAAAATCTTCGGAAAGTTCCGCAGATGCACCATCGACCGCAAGGATCAGATATTCGCAGAGTTAGCAGCATTAGTAAAACAATAA
- the trxB gene encoding thioredoxin-disulfide reductase, with translation MEKIKTLIIGSGPAGYTAAIYAGRANLQPVLYSGMQPGGQLTITTEVENFPGYPNGVDGTQMMMDMKEQAARFGAEMRDGSIVKADFSSRPFHLTDERDNEIEAETVIIATGASAKYLGLADEEKYRGQGVSACATCDGFFYRKRTVAVVGGGDTACEEAMYLSGLAKKVYMIVRKPYLRASEIMQQRVKNKENIEILFETNTLGLFGENGVEGAHLVRHKGEANEEKFDISIDGFFLAIGHKPNTDLFKGQIDLDEQGFIKVVPGTATTNIPGVFAAGDVADPIYRQGIVAAGSGAKAAIEADRFLQQQ, from the coding sequence ATGGAAAAGATAAAGACATTAATTATAGGTAGCGGTCCTGCAGGATATACTGCTGCCATTTATGCCGGCAGAGCCAACCTGCAGCCAGTACTCTATTCAGGTATGCAGCCGGGCGGACAGCTCACCATCACCACAGAGGTAGAAAACTTTCCGGGCTATCCTAACGGCGTAGACGGAACACAGATGATGATGGACATGAAGGAACAGGCAGCCCGATTCGGAGCCGAAATGAGAGACGGGAGCATCGTGAAGGCAGATTTCAGTTCACGCCCATTTCATCTTACAGATGAGCGCGACAACGAGATTGAGGCAGAAACCGTGATCATCGCCACAGGTGCATCTGCCAAATATCTGGGTCTTGCCGATGAAGAGAAATATCGCGGACAGGGCGTTTCAGCCTGCGCTACCTGTGACGGATTCTTCTACCGCAAGCGCACCGTAGCCGTAGTGGGCGGTGGCGATACTGCCTGCGAAGAGGCTATGTATCTATCCGGACTTGCCAAGAAGGTTTACATGATTGTGCGCAAGCCTTATCTCCGTGCTTCAGAAATCATGCAGCAGCGTGTAAAGAACAAGGAAAACATCGAGATTCTGTTCGAAACCAATACGCTGGGGCTCTTCGGCGAGAACGGTGTAGAAGGTGCTCATCTCGTGCGCCACAAGGGCGAAGCCAACGAAGAGAAGTTTGACATCAGCATCGACGGATTCTTCCTGGCTATCGGACATAAGCCTAACACCGACCTCTTCAAGGGACAGATAGATCTCGACGAGCAAGGCTTCATCAAAGTAGTGCCAGGTACTGCCACCACCAACATTCCGGGTGTTTTCGCAGCAGGCGATGTGGCCGACCCAATCTACCGCCAAGGTATTGTTGCCGCAGGCTCGGGAGCCAAGGCTGCCATCGAGGCCGACAGATTCCTGCAGCAACAGTAA
- the menA gene encoding 1,4-dihydroxy-2-naphthoate octaprenyltransferase, translating to MIETNSIKAWYLAARPKTLTAAAVPVLLGIALAYKDAQQIQTLPALLCLLFAWVMQIDSNLVNDYFDFKHGNDDETRLGPKRACAEGWITLGAMKWGIILTTLLGCAIGLPLVLFGGWEMVIVGICCVVFCFLYTTCLSYLGMGDFLVLLFFGIVPVCCTYYLVMPETMQGVSMEAVLVSAACGLVVDTLLILNNYRDHDNDLRAGKKTLVVHIGKKNAERLYCTLGNLGIITIIGVTIYEVFQHEASSMFLPLAALYIILHNKTYMEMKKIGEGRELNRILGKTALNIFCFGIVSSLIIIGMAN from the coding sequence ATGATAGAAACAAATTCTATAAAAGCATGGTATCTAGCCGCTCGCCCGAAGACTCTGACGGCGGCGGCTGTTCCTGTTTTATTGGGTATTGCGCTGGCTTATAAAGACGCTCAGCAGATACAGACATTGCCAGCCCTACTCTGCCTGCTCTTTGCATGGGTGATGCAGATAGACAGCAATCTGGTGAATGATTATTTCGACTTCAAGCATGGTAATGACGACGAAACCCGGCTGGGACCGAAACGTGCCTGCGCTGAAGGCTGGATAACATTGGGAGCCATGAAATGGGGAATCATCCTCACTACTCTTCTGGGCTGTGCCATAGGGCTTCCGCTGGTTCTTTTCGGAGGTTGGGAAATGGTTATCGTAGGCATCTGTTGCGTAGTCTTCTGTTTTCTCTATACTACCTGTCTCAGCTATCTGGGCATGGGCGATTTTCTGGTACTGCTCTTCTTCGGCATTGTACCCGTATGCTGCACATACTATCTCGTAATGCCCGAAACCATGCAGGGAGTAAGCATGGAAGCAGTTCTCGTATCTGCAGCCTGCGGACTGGTAGTTGATACGCTGCTCATTCTGAACAATTACCGCGATCATGACAACGACCTGAGAGCCGGCAAGAAGACTCTTGTGGTTCACATAGGAAAGAAGAATGCCGAGCGGTTATACTGCACATTGGGCAATCTGGGCATCATTACCATAATAGGTGTCACCATCTACGAAGTATTTCAGCATGAAGCCAGCAGCATGTTCCTGCCGCTTGCAGCACTCTATATCATTCTGCACAACAAAACCTATATGGAGATGAAAAAGATAGGCGAAGGCAGAGAACTTAACAGAATTCTAGGCAAAACAGCTCTGAACATCTTCTGTTTCGGCATTGTATCATCCCTGATCATCATCGGAATGGCGAACTGA
- a CDS encoding HD domain-containing protein, with the protein MKQQVNLEIMDFVEKQILPKYNAFGESHGLRHVTRVIRNSLKLVPVTGADIDMVYVIAAYHDLGMSGPRAIHHITSGKILQADSRLKRWFNKEQIKIMKEAVEDHRASSSRQPRSIYGKIVAEADRDIDVHEIFLRAIQYGKENNPDDDKEHQWERFSQHMDEKYSRNGYIRLWIPNSPNEKALNELRNIIEDKTELRKYFEKIFEENS; encoded by the coding sequence ATGAAGCAACAGGTAAATCTCGAAATCATGGACTTTGTGGAGAAACAGATTCTCCCCAAATATAATGCTTTTGGCGAAAGTCATGGACTCAGACATGTTACCCGAGTCATCAGAAACTCTCTGAAACTGGTTCCGGTAACCGGAGCCGACATCGATATGGTGTATGTAATAGCCGCTTACCACGACCTGGGGATGAGCGGTCCGCGTGCCATTCATCATATTACCAGCGGTAAGATTCTGCAGGCAGATTCAAGACTGAAGCGCTGGTTCAATAAAGAACAGATCAAAATTATGAAAGAAGCTGTTGAGGACCATCGGGCTTCATCTAGCCGTCAGCCTCGCAGTATCTATGGCAAGATTGTGGCAGAAGCCGATCGCGATATTGATGTTCACGAAATTTTTCTGCGCGCCATACAGTATGGCAAAGAAAATAATCCAGATGATGACAAGGAGCATCAATGGGAGCGGTTCAGCCAACACATGGACGAGAAATATTCAAGAAACGGATACATCAGGTTATGGATTCCCAACTCCCCTAACGAAAAAGCGCTCAACGAACTGCGCAATATCATAGAGGACAAAACAGAGTTGAGAAAATATTTCGAAAAAATATTCGAAGAAAACAGCTAA
- a CDS encoding mechanosensitive ion channel protein MscS, with translation MDNQNTDNKIQQNEAQQPENATAQPTAEQGAEQTEQKQPTSYAVRPQHRRLRPLAYSDQNNMLKVRNYLNIAFMLLAIVGVILWTQLEESRNIAYIVLIVGVVLKIAEVCIRLFKK, from the coding sequence ATGGATAATCAGAATACAGACAACAAGATACAACAGAACGAGGCACAGCAGCCTGAAAACGCTACAGCCCAGCCTACAGCTGAGCAGGGAGCAGAACAGACTGAACAGAAGCAGCCTACCAGCTACGCCGTAAGACCACAGCACCGCCGGCTCCGCCCATTGGCCTACAGCGACCAGAACAACATGCTGAAGGTGCGCAACTATCTCAACATCGCCTTCATGCTGCTCGCCATCGTGGGGGTAATACTCTGGACCCAGCTGGAAGAAAGCCGCAATATCGCCTACATCGTACTCATCGTGGGTGTAGTGCTCAAGATTGCCGAAGTATGTATCCGACTATTTAAGAAATAA
- a CDS encoding putative porin gives MKKKKIIFSSLLFCAATLPVAAQNDFNYNEDSQFRPQTNRKVNTDSLGSDKEIPKGIRVWTVDERFGDTKAAVVDTLQHMYMNSTFTEGLRGEYNTLGNMGTARLNRIFIDRRNTQGNFIFTEPYDYIVNPVSDFHFTNTYSPITNITLNSCGDKVTGEDDFKAIFAVNANKRLGAGFRFDYKYGRGYYNAQSTSHFKYTMWASYLGDRYQAHLLFSTNHEKMTENGGITNDDYIKHPEIYTESFATNEIPTVLEQNWNRLDNQHIFFTHRYNVGFSRKVKMTEEEIKAKKFAMASKKENAEEEAKEEARKKAKEQGKKFDEKAYDKQQRAKFSGRPDGAKIAGDEPAKDSDAKDIRNDSTRIAVNGKAAADSLLAVQKKNAEDSLFYKSEYVPVTSFIHTVKFDNYRRIYEAYQTPADYYLKEYYDAGRLTGDSIYDQTKHWHMKNTFAIAMLEGFNKWAKAGLKAFASYDLRHYELPTMEGGFEKYNEHALSVGGQLSKQEGKTLHYNAVAEIGLTGVDAGTLAIDGNVDVNIPFLGDTLQVRGDAFFHRETPSFYYRNYHARHLWWENDLDKTIHTRIMGTLSFPKTRTKLRVAVDEIKNYTYFSQSYDITEEGLRTGVIVTPMQESGGINLLTAQLEQNFRLGILNWENQFTYQHSSKESVLPVPAFNAYTNLYIKFKVVKVLNVDLGADMRYFTSYEAPDYSPYMGQYTVQSNGKNNVKIGNYPIVNVYANVHIKHTRFFVMMSHINAGQGDKNYFFAPHYPMNERVFRIGVSWNFFN, from the coding sequence ATGAAGAAGAAGAAAATTATATTCTCATCACTCCTATTTTGTGCTGCGACCCTCCCGGTTGCGGCACAAAACGATTTTAACTATAACGAAGATTCGCAGTTCCGTCCTCAAACCAACCGCAAGGTGAACACCGATTCACTGGGCTCAGACAAGGAGATTCCGAAAGGCATCAGGGTATGGACTGTAGACGAACGCTTCGGCGACACAAAGGCTGCGGTAGTAGACACCTTGCAGCACATGTACATGAACTCAACCTTCACGGAAGGACTGAGAGGCGAATACAATACCCTCGGAAACATGGGTACTGCCCGACTGAACCGAATCTTCATCGACCGCCGCAACACGCAGGGCAACTTCATCTTTACAGAGCCCTACGATTATATCGTAAATCCGGTAAGCGACTTCCACTTCACCAACACCTACTCACCTATCACGAACATAACACTGAACAGCTGCGGCGACAAGGTGACTGGAGAAGACGACTTCAAGGCCATATTTGCAGTAAATGCCAACAAAAGGCTAGGCGCCGGTTTCAGATTCGACTACAAGTATGGCAGAGGATATTATAACGCCCAGAGTACCAGCCACTTTAAATACACCATGTGGGCATCTTACCTGGGCGACCGCTATCAGGCACATCTCCTCTTCAGTACCAATCATGAGAAGATGACCGAGAACGGCGGTATTACCAACGATGATTACATCAAACATCCGGAAATCTATACCGAATCGTTTGCCACCAATGAAATTCCTACCGTTCTGGAACAGAACTGGAACCGACTGGACAACCAGCACATCTTCTTTACCCACCGCTACAACGTAGGTTTCAGCCGAAAGGTAAAGATGACCGAAGAAGAAATCAAGGCAAAGAAATTTGCCATGGCTTCGAAAAAGGAAAATGCTGAAGAGGAAGCGAAGGAAGAAGCCAGAAAGAAAGCCAAGGAACAAGGCAAGAAATTTGATGAGAAAGCCTACGACAAACAGCAGAGAGCTAAATTCAGCGGCCGTCCTGACGGAGCCAAGATTGCAGGCGATGAACCGGCTAAAGACTCAGACGCAAAGGACATCAGGAACGACAGTACCCGAATCGCAGTAAACGGAAAAGCTGCTGCCGACAGTCTGCTGGCCGTCCAGAAGAAAAATGCCGAAGACTCGCTTTTCTACAAGAGCGAATATGTTCCGGTAACGAGCTTCATCCATACGGTAAAGTTTGACAACTATCGCCGTATTTACGAAGCTTATCAGACCCCTGCCGACTATTATCTGAAAGAATATTACGATGCAGGCAGGCTGACCGGCGACTCCATCTACGACCAGACCAAGCACTGGCACATGAAGAATACCTTCGCCATTGCCATGCTTGAAGGTTTCAATAAATGGGCAAAGGCAGGCTTGAAGGCTTTCGCCAGCTACGACCTCCGTCACTATGAACTGCCAACCATGGAAGGTGGTTTCGAAAAATACAACGAGCATGCACTGAGCGTAGGCGGACAGCTGAGCAAGCAGGAAGGCAAGACCCTCCACTACAATGCCGTAGCAGAAATAGGACTGACGGGTGTAGACGCCGGAACCCTTGCCATAGATGGTAATGTAGACGTGAACATCCCATTCCTGGGCGACACGCTTCAGGTAAGAGGCGATGCTTTCTTCCATAGAGAAACCCCATCGTTCTATTACCGCAATTATCACGCCCGCCATCTGTGGTGGGAGAATGATCTCGACAAGACCATCCACACCCGCATCATGGGTACGCTCTCCTTCCCTAAGACACGCACCAAGCTGAGAGTGGCTGTAGATGAAATCAAGAACTACACCTACTTCTCGCAGAGCTATGACATTACAGAAGAAGGTTTGCGAACAGGAGTCATAGTAACACCGATGCAGGAAAGCGGAGGAATCAACCTGCTGACAGCACAACTGGAGCAGAACTTCAGACTAGGCATTCTGAACTGGGAAAACCAGTTTACCTACCAGCACTCAAGCAAGGAGAGTGTTCTGCCAGTACCAGCCTTCAATGCCTACACCAACCTCTACATCAAGTTCAAGGTCGTAAAGGTGCTGAACGTAGACCTGGGTGCTGACATGCGCTACTTTACAAGCTATGAAGCTCCCGACTATTCACCTTATATGGGACAGTATACGGTACAGAGCAACGGCAAGAACAACGTAAAGATAGGCAACTATCCTATCGTCAATGTTTACGCCAACGTTCACATCAAGCACACCCGTTTCTTCGTAATGATGAGCCATATCAATGCAGGACAGGGCGACAAGAACTACTTCTTCGCTCCTCATTATCCGATGAACGAAAGAGTGTTCCGTATTGGAGTAAGTTGGAACTTCTTCAATTAA